Proteins encoded within one genomic window of Thiothrix litoralis:
- the lptM gene encoding LPS translocon maturation chaperone LptM, whose amino-acid sequence MKKYLGFAIVLALLAGCGNKGALYMPDDAQHKPKQEQAK is encoded by the coding sequence ATGAAAAAATACCTAGGATTCGCTATCGTACTGGCCTTGCTGGCAGGCTGCGGTAACAAGGGAGCGCTCTATATGCCAGATGATGCGCAGCATAAACCAAAACAGGAACAGGCGAAGTAA
- the lysA gene encoding diaminopimelate decarboxylase: protein MDHFEYRNGQLYAENVAVADIARAHGTPCYIYSRATLERHWHAFNDAFGSQAHLVCYAVKANSNLALLNLFARLGSGFDIVSGGELERVLRAGGDPSKVVFSGLGKKVPEIRRALEVGIRCFNIESESELDRINAVAGEMGKVASISLRVNPDVDAQTHPYISTGLKENKFGIEIGRAEAVYLKAAAMPHLKVVGIDCHIGSQLLTLTPFMDALQRLLALAERLAAQGVQIHHLDVGGGLGVRYQEGQAAPSPADYMAQLFTDERLRQYEIFVEPGRAIAANAGILVTEVEFLKPSEYKNFAIVDAAMNDLIRPALYSAWQEIIPVVPRSTGETVTYDVVGPVCETGDFLGKERDLNIQPGDFLAVRSSGAYGFTMSSNYNTRPRAVEVMVDGDAVHVVRQRETLDDLLRGENILPIK, encoded by the coding sequence ATGGATCATTTTGAATACCGTAACGGGCAGTTGTACGCCGAAAACGTCGCTGTTGCCGATATTGCCCGTGCTCATGGCACACCATGCTACATTTATTCCCGTGCTACGCTGGAACGGCATTGGCACGCTTTCAACGATGCTTTTGGTTCGCAGGCGCATTTGGTGTGTTATGCGGTAAAGGCTAATTCCAACCTTGCCCTGCTTAATTTGTTTGCACGCTTAGGGTCGGGGTTCGATATCGTATCGGGTGGCGAGCTGGAGCGTGTGTTACGCGCCGGTGGCGACCCTAGCAAAGTGGTGTTTTCCGGCCTTGGCAAAAAAGTACCTGAAATCCGCCGTGCGCTGGAAGTAGGTATCCGTTGCTTCAATATCGAATCCGAATCCGAACTCGACCGCATCAACGCGGTGGCGGGTGAAATGGGCAAAGTGGCGTCGATTTCCTTGCGCGTCAACCCGGATGTGGATGCGCAAACCCACCCCTACATTTCCACCGGCTTGAAAGAAAACAAGTTCGGCATCGAGATTGGTCGCGCTGAAGCCGTGTACCTGAAAGCCGCTGCCATGCCACACCTGAAAGTGGTGGGGATCGACTGCCACATCGGTTCGCAATTGCTGACGCTGACGCCGTTCATGGATGCCTTGCAACGCTTGCTGGCCTTGGCGGAACGCTTGGCGGCACAGGGTGTGCAGATTCACCACCTCGATGTTGGCGGTGGTTTGGGTGTGCGTTATCAGGAAGGGCAGGCCGCGCCATCCCCCGCAGACTACATGGCGCAATTGTTCACCGATGAACGTTTACGTCAGTATGAAATCTTTGTCGAGCCGGGCAGGGCAATTGCCGCGAATGCCGGGATTCTGGTGACGGAAGTCGAATTCCTGAAACCGTCGGAATACAAAAATTTCGCGATCGTGGATGCGGCGATGAATGACCTGATCCGCCCCGCCTTGTACAGCGCTTGGCAAGAAATCATTCCGGTGGTGCCGCGCTCGACGGGTGAAACCGTGACTTACGATGTGGTGGGGCCAGTGTGCGAAACCGGTGATTTTTTAGGTAAAGAACGCGACCTCAATATCCAGCCGGGTGATTTTCTGGCGGTGCGTTCGTCGGGTGCTTATGGCTTTACCATGTCATCCAATTACAACACCCGCCCGCGTGCGGTAGAAGTGATGGTCGATGGCGATGCGGTGCATGTGGTGCGTCAGCGGGAAACGCTGGATGACTTACTGCGTGGTGAAAATATTTTACCCATTAAGTGA
- a CDS encoding zinc ABC transporter substrate-binding protein: MFRILTIFLLLCVGVLTACQQDAPTKPLVVSTIKPVQALVYAVAGGKDSPLEVKQLLPDGASPHHYALKPSDMRLLENAKVVFRIGSGLETFLDKPLSNLSAQQRVMTLAEATGIQHLHARAAQNHADAHSEDLHLWLNPENAIVMSRAIATALGEADPTHKADYLANAEQLIQNISATDAQIRQQLAPLSGKPYLSFHDAWQHFDTHYGLNFAGAVTLDVSRLPGARHVKDIRHIIEEKQATCLFREPQFSPAMVKTLVEGSNIHLGELDPLGMSLPLDKNTYTTLLQNAADSFQHCLQ, encoded by the coding sequence ATGTTCCGTATTCTAACGATTTTCCTGCTGTTGTGCGTAGGCGTTTTAACCGCTTGCCAGCAAGATGCCCCCACCAAGCCTTTGGTAGTCAGCACCATCAAGCCAGTTCAAGCGCTGGTGTATGCCGTTGCCGGGGGCAAAGATAGCCCGCTGGAGGTAAAGCAACTGCTGCCGGATGGCGCGTCCCCCCACCATTACGCCCTCAAACCGTCGGATATGCGGCTGCTTGAGAATGCCAAAGTCGTGTTCCGCATCGGTAGCGGGCTGGAAACGTTTCTGGATAAACCACTCTCAAACCTGTCAGCCCAGCAGCGGGTGATGACCCTTGCCGAGGCCACTGGTATTCAGCACCTGCACGCACGGGCGGCACAAAACCATGCTGATGCCCACAGCGAAGACTTGCACCTTTGGCTGAACCCGGAGAATGCCATTGTGATGAGCCGGGCGATTGCCACTGCGCTAGGCGAGGCTGACCCTACACACAAGGCCGACTACCTTGCCAACGCTGAACAGCTTATCCAGAACATCAGCGCCACCGACGCACAGATCCGCCAGCAGTTAGCACCACTCAGTGGCAAGCCTTACCTGAGCTTTCACGATGCCTGGCAACATTTTGATACGCATTACGGTTTGAATTTTGCGGGAGCGGTAACACTGGATGTGTCACGCCTGCCGGGAGCCCGCCATGTGAAGGACATCCGCCATATTATTGAGGAAAAGCAGGCAACCTGCCTGTTTCGGGAGCCACAGTTCTCACCTGCGATGGTCAAAACGCTGGTAGAAGGCAGTAATATCCATCTCGGCGAGCTTGACCCATTGGGGATGTCCTTGCCGTTGGACAAGAATACTTACACGACACTATTGCAAAACGCTGCCGACAGTTTCCAGCACTGCCTTCAATAA
- a CDS encoding NAD(P)/FAD-dependent oxidoreductase, whose translation MAHIVILGAGTGGMPAAYEMKEMLGKGHEVTVINERDYFQFVPSNPWVAVGWRTRSDITFPIEKYLAKKDIKFICSRCDKIDAEGSSLHLENGETIKYDYLVIATGPKLFFQEVDGAGPHGGHTHSVCDVTHAEGAYADYQKLLEKGSGHIIVGAMPFASCFGPAYEFAFIVDADLRKRGVRNKFKMTYVSSEPYIGHLGLGGVGDSKGMLESELRNHHMQWITNAKTTKVEAGKMFVTELTAKGEVEKEHELTFDMAMMLPAFKGVDAVAAVEGLCNPRGFVVVDELHRNPKYKNIYAAGVCIAIPPVEATPVPTGAPKTGYMIESMVTSLVHNIADELAGKEPHTTGTWNAICLADMGDTGAAFVALPQIPPRNVAWFKKGKWVHMAKIAFEKYFIRKMKKGSSEPFYEKSILKMMGITRI comes from the coding sequence ATGGCTCATATTGTAATTCTCGGTGCTGGTACAGGCGGAATGCCCGCAGCCTATGAAATGAAAGAAATGCTCGGTAAAGGGCACGAGGTCACGGTCATCAATGAACGTGATTATTTCCAATTTGTACCCTCCAACCCGTGGGTTGCTGTGGGCTGGCGTACCCGTTCTGACATCACTTTCCCGATTGAAAAATACCTCGCCAAGAAAGACATTAAATTCATTTGCAGCCGTTGCGACAAGATTGATGCCGAAGGTAGTTCTCTGCATTTGGAAAATGGCGAAACCATTAAATACGATTATCTCGTGATTGCTACTGGCCCGAAACTGTTCTTCCAGGAAGTCGACGGCGCAGGCCCTCACGGTGGTCACACGCACTCTGTTTGCGATGTTACCCACGCGGAAGGTGCGTATGCTGATTATCAGAAGCTGCTGGAAAAAGGTTCCGGTCACATTATCGTGGGTGCGATGCCGTTTGCAAGCTGCTTTGGTCCAGCTTATGAATTTGCCTTCATCGTCGACGCTGACTTGCGTAAACGTGGTGTGCGTAACAAATTCAAGATGACTTATGTGTCTTCCGAGCCATACATCGGTCACTTAGGTTTGGGCGGCGTGGGCGACTCTAAGGGGATGCTGGAATCCGAACTGCGTAACCACCACATGCAGTGGATCACCAATGCTAAAACCACTAAGGTTGAAGCAGGCAAAATGTTCGTCACTGAGTTGACTGCCAAAGGTGAAGTCGAGAAAGAACACGAACTGACGTTCGATATGGCGATGATGCTGCCAGCCTTCAAGGGCGTTGATGCAGTTGCCGCTGTGGAAGGTCTGTGTAACCCGCGTGGTTTCGTGGTTGTTGACGAATTGCACCGTAACCCGAAATACAAAAACATCTATGCGGCAGGTGTTTGTATCGCCATTCCGCCGGTAGAAGCTACGCCTGTCCCCACAGGTGCACCGAAGACCGGTTATATGATTGAATCCATGGTCACTTCTCTGGTACATAACATTGCAGATGAACTGGCTGGTAAAGAACCGCATACCACGGGTACTTGGAATGCTATCTGTTTGGCTGATATGGGTGATACCGGTGCAGCCTTTGTAGCACTGCCACAGATTCCACCACGTAACGTGGCTTGGTTCAAAAAAGGTAAATGGGTACACATGGCGAAGATCGCGTTCGAGAAATACTTCATCCGTAAGATGAAGAAAGGCAGTTCCGAACCGTTCTACGAAAAGTCTATCCTGAAGATGATGGGTATTACCCGCATCTAA
- a CDS encoding YfhL family 4Fe-4S dicluster ferredoxin, with the protein MALMITDECINCDVCEPECPNNAITAGDEIYVIDPKRCTECVGHYDEPQCVSVCPVDCIPSDPEHVESKAQLQLKYEELMKEG; encoded by the coding sequence ATGGCATTGATGATTACCGACGAATGCATTAACTGCGATGTTTGCGAGCCAGAGTGCCCTAACAATGCAATTACCGCAGGCGACGAAATTTATGTAATTGACCCCAAGCGTTGCACTGAGTGCGTTGGGCATTACGATGAACCGCAATGTGTATCCGTGTGCCCGGTCGACTGCATTCCAAGCGACCCTGAGCACGTTGAATCCAAGGCTCAACTGCAACTGAAGTACGAAGAGCTGATGAAAGAAGGTTAA
- a CDS encoding YdcF family protein, with protein MLMPLSLTLLVLLFGLLFLWFTRRQKLGKVLVTAGVTLLLAQSYGWGFKPALQSLEREYPPLTVVPTAVKYRWIVVLGGGTYSDEAIPLHSRLSQDSLARLVEGVRLYRQVLGAKLVLSGGEVFGSGADAVAMRELAVQLGVNPADIVTDAVSQDTETQAVIVQQLVGNEPVLLVTSASHMSRSVGLFRKAGVVLLPAPAHYLVQRNAGFRPADAFPDSNAFTVAQRAAYEYMGILWAKLRGLLS; from the coding sequence ATGCTGATGCCGTTATCGCTGACGCTGCTGGTGTTACTGTTCGGGCTATTGTTCTTATGGTTCACGCGCAGGCAGAAGCTCGGTAAGGTGCTGGTGACGGCAGGAGTTACGTTGCTGTTGGCGCAGTCTTACGGCTGGGGGTTTAAGCCAGCACTTCAGTCGCTGGAGCGGGAATATCCGCCGCTAACCGTCGTGCCAACGGCGGTGAAGTATCGTTGGATTGTGGTATTGGGTGGTGGTACGTATTCGGATGAGGCCATTCCGCTGCATTCGCGCCTGAGCCAAGATTCACTGGCGCGATTGGTGGAAGGTGTGCGCCTATATAGGCAAGTGTTGGGGGCGAAGTTGGTGCTGTCAGGTGGTGAGGTGTTTGGTTCTGGTGCGGATGCGGTAGCCATGCGAGAATTGGCGGTGCAATTGGGTGTGAATCCGGCTGATATTGTGACCGATGCTGTGTCGCAGGATACCGAAACACAGGCCGTGATTGTCCAGCAGTTGGTGGGCAATGAACCGGTATTATTGGTGACGTCGGCTTCGCACATGAGCCGTTCGGTGGGTCTGTTCCGCAAGGCGGGTGTGGTGTTGTTGCCCGCTCCGGCACATTATTTGGTGCAGCGTAATGCAGGATTCCGCCCCGCAGATGCATTTCCTGATAGCAATGCTTTTACCGTGGCGCAACGGGCGGCGTATGAATACATGGGGATTCTTTGGGCGAAACTGCGTGGGTTATTGTCATGA
- a CDS encoding RNA-guided endonuclease InsQ/TnpB family protein, producing MQRRQAFKYELKPTGEQQCNLRRYAGSCRFVYNKALALQQANHAAGEKFIGYVAMAANLPVWKREAGQTWLKDSPSQALQHALKDLDKAYQNFFAKRADFPRFKRKGSGNNFRYPDPKQIKLDQRNNRLFLPKLGWIRYRNSREVLGELRNVTVSGKGGKWFVSIQTQREVEQPTPTATTSIGIDLGIARFATFSDGSYIAPLNSFKTTQAKLAKYQRRMAHKQKFSNNWKKAKARVQKLHAKIAYTRCDFLHKATNTISQNHAVVFVEDLQVGNMSKSAAGTAENPGKNVAAKSGLNKAILDQGWGEFRRQLDYKTAWKGGMLFAVPPQYTSQTCPGCGHVSADNRQSQAVFACVECGYENNADVVGAINVKERGHRLLACGDGALRLSMKQELAEASQLSS from the coding sequence ATGCAACGACGCCAAGCCTTTAAATACGAACTGAAGCCCACCGGCGAGCAACAGTGCAACCTACGCCGTTACGCGGGATCGTGCCGCTTTGTTTACAACAAAGCGTTAGCGTTGCAGCAAGCCAACCATGCTGCGGGTGAAAAGTTCATCGGTTACGTGGCCATGGCAGCCAACCTGCCCGTTTGGAAACGCGAAGCGGGGCAGACGTGGCTAAAGGATTCCCCCTCACAGGCGTTGCAGCACGCCCTGAAGGACTTGGACAAGGCCTACCAAAACTTCTTCGCCAAACGTGCCGATTTTCCTCGCTTCAAGCGCAAAGGCAGCGGCAACAATTTCCGCTATCCCGACCCTAAACAAATCAAACTCGATCAGCGTAACAATCGCCTTTTCCTGCCCAAACTGGGCTGGATACGCTACCGTAACAGTCGCGAGGTGTTGGGTGAATTACGCAATGTCACCGTGTCCGGCAAGGGCGGTAAATGGTTTGTCAGCATCCAAACCCAACGGGAAGTGGAGCAGCCAACCCCCACCGCCACCACGAGCATCGGCATCGACTTGGGCATCGCCCGTTTTGCCACGTTCTCGGATGGCAGCTACATTGCCCCGCTCAACAGCTTCAAGACAACACAAGCCAAGCTTGCCAAATACCAACGGCGCATGGCGCATAAACAAAAGTTCAGCAATAATTGGAAAAAGGCGAAAGCCCGCGTCCAAAAACTTCACGCGAAAATCGCCTATACCCGCTGCGATTTCCTGCACAAAGCCACGAATACAATCAGCCAAAACCACGCGGTAGTGTTCGTCGAAGACTTGCAGGTAGGCAATATGTCAAAATCAGCGGCAGGCACGGCAGAAAACCCCGGCAAGAACGTGGCGGCAAAGTCGGGCTTAAACAAAGCCATCCTTGACCAAGGTTGGGGGGAATTCCGTCGGCAGTTGGACTACAAGACGGCATGGAAGGGCGGAATGCTGTTTGCGGTGCCGCCGCAGTACACCAGCCAAACCTGCCCCGGTTGCGGGCATGTGTCGGCGGATAACCGCCAGAGCCAAGCGGTATTTGCGTGTGTGGAATGTGGCTACGAAAATAACGCCGATGTGGTCGGCGCGATCAATGTCAAAGAGCGGGGACACCGCTTGTTAGCCTGTGGAGATGGGGCATTACGCCTCTCGATGAAGCAGGAACTCGCCGAAGCAAGTCAGCTATCTAGCTGA
- a CDS encoding META domain-containing protein has protein sequence MLKAFFSSFSGQIIGVLAFLAIVSACSFDTRTTTPPPMTLAETQWNLKTLSGQAVTAERLPTIQFDTSRMNGFSGCNQFFGNYTASNDGVFTSSGVGATKMACIGDKGQLEQQFFAQLKQASQYAVTREQLHLLDNKRNILMIFAAAKPAGKPAANKTK, from the coding sequence ATGCTCAAAGCATTCTTTTCCTCATTTTCGGGACAAATTATTGGGGTATTGGCATTCCTCGCCATCGTTTCTGCCTGTAGCTTTGATACCCGGACAACAACGCCGCCGCCAATGACGCTGGCCGAGACTCAATGGAACCTGAAAACACTGAGTGGTCAAGCAGTCACCGCTGAAAGATTACCCACCATCCAGTTCGACACCAGCCGCATGAACGGTTTCTCAGGCTGTAACCAGTTTTTTGGCAATTACACCGCCAGCAACGACGGTGTTTTCACCAGCAGTGGCGTAGGTGCTACCAAAATGGCCTGCATTGGCGATAAAGGCCAACTGGAACAGCAGTTTTTCGCACAACTGAAACAGGCCAGTCAATACGCCGTTACCCGTGAGCAACTGCATTTGCTGGATAACAAGCGCAATATCCTGATGATTTTTGCGGCGGCAAAACCAGCAGGCAAACCTGCTGCCAACAAAACGAAGTAA
- the nadC gene encoding carboxylating nicotinate-nucleotide diphosphorylase: MQLPNDIQTTVARALAEDIGTGDVTAGLIPADKQASATVISREDATLCGVAWFNEVFRQLDPAVQIDWQYQDGDRVEANALLCSLRGSARSILSGERAALNFLQTLSATATATRRYVELVAHTQCRILDTRKTLPGLRTAQKYAVLCGGGTNHRIGLYDRVLIKENHIMAAGSITAAIQQARQLHPGILVEVETENLQELAEASAAQADIIMLDEYSLADMREAVRVTAGSIPLEASGGVSPETLVAIAETGVDFVSIGGITKHVRAVDLSMRFNA, encoded by the coding sequence ATGCAATTACCTAACGATATTCAAACAACTGTTGCACGTGCTTTGGCCGAAGACATTGGCACAGGCGATGTCACTGCTGGGCTGATTCCAGCCGATAAGCAAGCCAGCGCAACGGTCATTTCTCGCGAAGACGCGACGTTATGCGGCGTGGCGTGGTTTAACGAAGTGTTTCGCCAACTTGACCCAGCCGTGCAGATTGACTGGCAGTACCAGGATGGCGACCGGGTGGAAGCCAATGCCCTGCTGTGTAGCTTGCGGGGCAGTGCGCGTTCTATCCTGAGTGGCGAGCGTGCCGCGCTGAATTTCCTGCAAACCTTATCAGCAACGGCGACGGCTACACGCCGTTATGTGGAGTTGGTTGCGCATACCCAATGCCGAATTCTGGATACGCGCAAGACCCTGCCCGGTTTACGTACTGCGCAGAAATACGCGGTATTGTGCGGTGGCGGAACCAATCACCGTATCGGTTTGTATGACCGGGTGTTGATTAAGGAAAATCACATCATGGCCGCCGGGTCGATTACGGCAGCGATTCAGCAAGCACGGCAGTTGCACCCCGGCATTCTGGTCGAAGTGGAAACCGAAAATTTGCAGGAGTTGGCAGAAGCCAGTGCCGCGCAGGCAGACATTATCATGCTGGATGAATACAGCCTCGCCGATATGCGCGAGGCAGTGCGAGTGACGGCAGGGAGTATTCCGTTGGAAGCCTCGGGTGGGGTTAGCCCGGAAACCTTGGTGGCGATTGCTGAAACGGGGGTGGATTTCGTGTCGATTGGCGGGATTACCAAGCATGTGCGGGCGGTGGATTTGTCGATGAGGTTTAATGCATGA
- a CDS encoding cytochrome c peroxidase: MRRPCFPCCATCHRPEKAFSDQACRRRLGQGQYSDTTLDTCTELQFLTRSSHSMSGAFKVPGLRNVAQTAPYFHDGRIATLEAVIDYCAKTSQQPKKDNDLPAIQLTDTEQQDLIAFLKML; the protein is encoded by the coding sequence ATTCGCCGACCTTGCTTCCCGTGTTGCGCCACCTGCCACCGACCGGAAAAAGCCTTCAGTGATCAAGCCTGTCGCCGAAGGCTTGGCCAAGGGCAATACAGCGACACCACGCTAGATACTTGCACCGAATTGCAGTTTTTGACGCGCAGCAGCCACAGCATGAGCGGGGCATTCAAGGTTCCGGGCTTGCGCAACGTGGCGCAAACCGCCCCCTATTTTCATGATGGGCGCATAGCAACGCTGGAGGCAGTGATTGATTACTGCGCAAAAACTTCGCAGCAGCCCAAAAAAGACAATGACTTACCCGCCATCCAACTGACGGATACGGAACAACAGGACTTGATCGCTTTTTTGAAAATGTTGTAA
- the coaD gene encoding pantetheine-phosphate adenylyltransferase: MEITAVYPGTFDPITKGHLDLIKRASYLCAHVVVGVASNPKKKPLFSLEERVAMIQREVAEQNLTSQVTVKGFEGLLVDFAREQNAKVLIRGMRAVSDFEFEFQLASMNRSLAPDVESVFLMPGESFSFISSTLVKEVAILNGDVSRFVAPHVLEAMKHKIVQIRAERGLLN, translated from the coding sequence ATGGAAATTACTGCTGTCTATCCGGGGACTTTTGACCCAATTACGAAAGGTCATCTTGACCTTATCAAACGTGCTAGCTATTTGTGTGCTCATGTGGTGGTCGGTGTCGCTTCCAACCCCAAAAAGAAACCCTTGTTCTCGCTGGAAGAGCGAGTGGCTATGATCCAGCGCGAAGTAGCAGAACAGAATCTGACATCCCAAGTGACCGTGAAAGGCTTTGAGGGTTTATTGGTCGATTTTGCCCGTGAACAGAATGCCAAGGTACTGATCCGGGGGATGCGGGCCGTTTCGGATTTCGAGTTTGAATTCCAGCTAGCCAGTATGAACCGCAGCCTTGCGCCCGATGTAGAGTCGGTGTTTTTGATGCCAGGTGAAAGTTTCTCCTTCATCTCCTCGACCTTGGTGAAGGAAGTAGCCATCCTCAATGGCGATGTTTCACGCTTTGTTGCCCCGCATGTGCTGGAAGCCATGAAGCATAAAATTGTGCAGATACGTGCCGAGCGCGGTTTGTTGAACTAG
- the znuC gene encoding zinc ABC transporter ATP-binding protein ZnuC gives MSTTLLAKLEHIGLNFGQRVILHDVSLEVYPQSILTLIGPNGAGKSTVLKILLGLQKPDSGSVWRMPALRVGYVPQKFHLDRLLPLTVERFMGLNLRRHDAVAVRQSAEEVGVLDLLPQAVQSLSGGELQRVLLARALLNHPQVLVLDEPGQGVDVTGLSELYQLINRLKQAHGYGVVMVSHDLHLVMEATDQVLCLNQHICCSGQPEAVSRHPEYLRLFGDVRAAGLAVYTHHHDHQHDMHGCIVPLADEEHQHG, from the coding sequence ATGTCCACCACATTATTGGCAAAACTGGAACATATTGGCCTGAACTTTGGGCAGCGCGTGATTTTGCACGATGTTAGCCTCGAAGTGTACCCGCAAAGCATTCTGACTTTGATTGGGCCAAACGGTGCAGGCAAATCGACTGTACTGAAAATCTTGCTGGGTTTACAAAAACCGGACAGCGGTAGTGTATGGCGTATGCCTGCTTTACGGGTGGGTTATGTGCCGCAAAAATTCCATCTCGACCGCTTATTGCCGTTGACGGTGGAGCGTTTCATGGGCTTGAACCTGCGGCGGCATGATGCGGTGGCGGTACGCCAGAGTGCCGAGGAAGTGGGCGTGCTGGATTTGCTGCCACAGGCGGTGCAATCCTTGTCGGGTGGCGAGTTGCAACGGGTGTTGCTGGCGCGAGCCTTACTCAACCATCCGCAAGTATTGGTGCTGGATGAACCGGGGCAGGGGGTCGATGTCACTGGCTTGAGTGAATTGTATCAACTGATCAACCGCTTGAAGCAGGCGCATGGCTATGGAGTGGTAATGGTGTCGCATGACTTGCATCTGGTCATGGAAGCGACGGATCAAGTGTTGTGCTTGAATCAGCATATCTGTTGTTCCGGGCAGCCGGAAGCGGTATCGCGCCACCCTGAGTATTTGCGCCTGTTTGGTGACGTGCGTGCCGCCGGGCTGGCGGTTTACACCCATCACCATGATCATCAGCATGATATGCACGGTTGTATCGTGCCATTGGCCGATGAGGAGCATCAGCATGGATGA
- a CDS encoding HugZ family pyridoxamine 5'-phosphate oxidase, whose product MSKNPEETLGQLLEQAQTLQLATLDAGGEPSISYAPFVQDEAGNFYIFVSGLASHTQEILHHPQVAVLLIADEQDARQIFARTRATYRCVAAVVEREAAVYPLMLDKMEERFGNVVGVLRGLGDFVMFRLQPQSGRFVMGFGQAFVLVGEGLREVQHIGADQLEKG is encoded by the coding sequence ATGAGCAAAAACCCTGAAGAAACGCTAGGGCAACTACTGGAACAGGCACAGACCCTACAACTGGCAACCCTAGATGCTGGGGGCGAACCGTCGATCAGTTACGCGCCGTTCGTGCAGGATGAGGCGGGAAATTTCTACATTTTCGTGAGCGGACTGGCGAGCCATACGCAGGAAATCTTGCACCATCCGCAAGTGGCGGTGCTGTTAATCGCGGATGAGCAAGACGCCCGCCAGATTTTTGCGCGTACCCGTGCAACCTATCGTTGTGTGGCAGCGGTGGTAGAGCGGGAAGCAGCGGTGTATCCGCTGATGTTGGATAAGATGGAAGAGCGGTTTGGTAATGTAGTTGGCGTGTTGCGTGGCTTGGGCGACTTTGTGATGTTTCGCTTGCAACCGCAATCGGGGCGGTTTGTGATGGGTTTTGGGCAAGCGTTTGTGCTGGTGGGGGAGGGGCTGCGGGAGGTGCAGCACATTGGTGCAGATCAATTGGAAAAAGGATAG
- a CDS encoding iron chelate uptake ABC transporter family permease subunit yields MDDFILRALLAGLAVVLMSGLLGVFLLWRRMAYFGDTLSHSALLGVALGLMTGTSMNLWVMGVCVTVALLMLYVQHNPALGSDTLLSIIGHSALALGTVALTFLPNVRVDLMAYLFGDILAVTRFDIALTWGMAVIVAVIMVWIWRPLLSLSVHAELAQVEGIKVWRISAIYMLLVALMVAVAMKVVGVLLLTALLIIPAATARRFAKTPEQMAVFAVVVGGLALLAGMGLSLQLDTPTGPSIVVAASALFLLVQLVPQRSP; encoded by the coding sequence ATGGATGATTTTATCCTGCGTGCCTTGCTGGCAGGTTTAGCGGTGGTGCTGATGAGTGGTTTGCTGGGCGTATTCCTGTTGTGGCGGCGCATGGCTTATTTTGGTGATACCTTGTCACATTCGGCTTTGCTGGGCGTGGCGCTGGGCTTAATGACGGGTACGAGCATGAACCTTTGGGTCATGGGTGTGTGTGTTACCGTGGCTTTGCTGATGCTGTATGTGCAACACAATCCGGCGTTGGGCAGTGATACCTTGTTGAGCATTATCGGGCACAGCGCCTTGGCCTTGGGGACGGTGGCGTTGACCTTCCTACCCAATGTCAGGGTTGATCTGATGGCTTACCTGTTCGGTGATATTTTGGCGGTAACACGCTTCGATATTGCCCTGACGTGGGGCATGGCGGTCATTGTTGCGGTGATCATGGTGTGGATTTGGCGACCCTTGCTGTCTTTGAGCGTACACGCTGAACTGGCACAAGTCGAGGGCATCAAGGTGTGGCGCATCAGTGCCATTTACATGCTGTTGGTGGCGTTGATGGTGGCAGTGGCGATGAAGGTGGTCGGGGTGTTGCTGCTGACGGCGTTGCTGATTATTCCTGCTGCGACGGCGCGGCGTTTTGCCAAGACACCTGAGCAAATGGCAGTTTTTGCCGTAGTGGTGGGGGGGCTGGCATTATTGGCAGGAATGGGGCTTTCTTTGCAACTGGATACCCCCACCGGCCCCAGTATTGTGGTGGCTGCCAGTGCATTGTTCCTGTTGGTGCAGCTCGTCCCACAGCGTAGCCCTTAA